Genomic segment of Panicum virgatum strain AP13 chromosome 9N, P.virgatum_v5, whole genome shotgun sequence:
TTGGCTGGGCTGCTACCCTGTTGAAGGTATGTCGATGTGATACTAGTTTTTTAAATAGTATTAAGTAGACCACAGCTGTATAGTTTAATCATATTggtttttaattattttttataggaAGCATCTGAAGCTGCCAAAATTTGTGCTTCATTGACTGGAACCCTTTCATGTGTTTGGAAATTGCATGGAGATGTTCAGGTACTTGACTTCTCATCATTAACTCATCGGTTAAGTTTGCTTGGCATCTCATATTCTAATTAATTTATTCTACTGTATACCTTGCCTACTTTTGTCAGCTTGCACTTGCGAGATGCTTTCCATGGGTGGATGGGAAGATCAAGAGGGGTGTAGATGCGCAGATGTTCAaagattctgttcaggagtggAGAAATGCAATTCTGTCAGCAGCAAATGGTGCAAAACTCTCATATCAACGGGCTTTGCATCTTACACCCTGGGAAGCTAATGTTCACAATGATACTTCTATTTGTCTTGATCTGATATATTCCATGGATGACAATAACAGACACAACCCCAATGTTTGGTAAACTTCTTTGTTGCTCATGCTAATACCATGTTACTTTACAGATGGTCTTATAAGAGCTGTCTGATGCAACAGGGAGCTGTCAGAGAAAATGTCACTTGGTGCCTTGATACTGGAACCAGTCAATAAGGATTTCTGGGTTACATTGGGTTCCATGTCAAGTGATCTGGCTTTGAAGCAGCATTCTTTCATTAGGGCACTTCATCTTGATATGTCTTTTTCTGAAGCTTGGGCATACCTTGGAAAGGTATTGCTGTTAAAGCAACAGCTGATTGATTCTGCTACTAGCAGGTGATGACTAATAGTTTGACATTCAGATTTACAGGCAATCAGGTGATAAACAATTGGCTAAAGAAGCATTTGATCGAGCTCGAAGCATTGATCCTTCGTTGGCCTTGCCGTGGGCTGGAATGTCGGCAGAAAATTATCACCAATCTGGGTACCCTTCCCCTCTCATTTATGAAAAGATTTTATACTTTGCTCTCCATAATTATTATCTCAAAGATGAATTTTCTATTTTGTGTGATTTTAAAGGGGCAGTACAGTAAATGAATCCTTTGAAAGCTGCTTGAGGGCTGCACAGATCCTACCTGTAAGTAAAGTTTACCATCACGAATGTCTTCACTTCACAGCAAAACgattttctattttcttccCTTCAAGCTAGTATTTGATTTCATTCTTTTATGTTATTGCACCAGCTGCCAGAGTTCCAGATTGGCCTTGGAACAATTGCTGCCCATACTGGTAATCTTCTTTCACCTCAGGTATGCATCCAAATTTGTTTGTGCTTTGAAGCTTCCAAACTAAATACTGAGCATGCTATGCTTGAAGCTAATTCTGTTTATGGCAACAATTGATTCATCCCAATGGCAGTTCCTACTTGATCTTCATTCGTAAATTCTACATTATTTAGCCTCTTGACACTAGAGCTACATGTTGATTCACTGAGTTATGTGATACATTAGTGGTGTTTGGGTACTTATCGAACAACAATGTGGTTAACATATTAAATTAAACTCTTTATGCCTGGTGCCATTATGTAGGTGTTGATGGCTGTAAGGCAGGCTGTTCATCGAGCACCTCATTACCCAGAGTCTCACAATATAAATGGCTTGGTTTCTGAAGTGCGATCAGATTTTCAGTCTGCAATCAGATTTTATCAACAAGCGAGATCTGCTTTAGGCATGATGAACAATTCCAAGTCAGACAATAAAGATGCTTTTGCTGATGTTTCAGTGAACCTTGCCCGGTCACTATACAAGGTAACTGTGCTACGCTAATACTGTCGCACCTGGTCTGATGAAGTTAAACATACCAAGGAGCTAAAACCATGGTGTTTTGTATAGTACTTCTGGATGCTGATTGATTGGGTATGCCTTTTTATTGTTCATATGTACTCTAACCATAGCACTAACTACAGGCTGGTCTTGCAACTGATGCAGTGCGGGAGTGTGAAGAGTTGAGATCCCTAGGTATTGCTTTTATTTTCCTTCCAGCGATGGAAGGATGCCATCCCTAATTTCTCTGAGTTGGCCTTGTAGCATGAACAATATATCCTTGTAAGATATTTTCATGGTACACAATGTATAAACTAACAAGTAGTCCCAAACTTTCTAGGACTGCTGAGCATGGATGGATTGCAGATATATGCTCTTGCATTGTGGAAAACTGGACGGAGTGAGGAAGCTCTTTCTGTATCTAGAAACTTGGCTGAAAATTTATCTGGCATGAAACCAGAGAGTGCAGCTGTGGCTTTGGGATTCATATGCACATTGACGTATGCAATTTCTGGGAAGGACTCTGCAGCTGCAGTCATTCACAAGCTTCCTGGTCAACTCAATTACAGCTCCCAGTTGAAATTTATTATTTCTGCATTGGATGCTTTGCATCCAAACAAGCGTTTCCAGTTGCCTCAGTTGAGTATGCCTCCTAGGCTTACATCCAATGAAGTGATGACTGAAGTCCACTCGAATATTGCTCTTGGGAAGGCAGTACGTATCCTAAATTCTGTCATTATATATTTCTATGGAAAAATTAGTTTATTTTGGATCTATGCAAGGCAtattaatataaataaaaaatgtcCTTGCAGATTGAGGGGGAAATGGACAAGCCATTGAGGGTTGATGCTAGCTTGTCTTACCTGAAAAAGGTTCTGCACATGTATCCTGATTGCAGTTTAGTGAGGTAATGTTCTTTCTAGGACTGGTCATATCAGGTGTTCAAAAATGTACTAAACTTGATGTTCTTTTTTGCTACATGCTGCAGAAACCAACTTGGATCTCTGCTCCTGTGGAGTGGAGATTGGATGGCTTCTCATAAAGCAATAAGGGTTATTTCTGTGACACATGGTCACACATCCAGTATGGGCCTAAGATCTGCACATCAAATTCAAGCATCTGCAATGGCTTGTTGCTATGCTACTTGCACCTCTTATCCAAAGTTCTCTTTCCCAACATGTGAACACCAGTACTTAAGTGGACGTGATGAAATACACCACTTGCAAAGGTATATCCTCTCCTTGCTACATTGATAACAAGGTATGTCTTTGGTAGGCAAGCTaattgtgtgttttttttttctctgaagGTGGGTTCATCGTGAACCATGGAATCAAGATGCACGCTACCTGCTTGTCCTTGCTATTTTCCAAAAAGCACGTGAAGAGAAGTACCCCAGACATATTTGTATCATTTTGAAAAGGCTTATTATGCAAGTGCTATCCAACATTAGCAATTTACATGAGAACAAAGTTGTGCAGTATGAGGTGTTCCTGCTGCTTCTTTTATCTTCAGAGATCTGTTTGCAATATTTAGACTATGAAAATTGCATTGCTCAAGCTAAAGAAGCTCTAAGAATGACTGCCTCTAGCTGTGTTGATACGTTCTTTGCACACTTGCAACTGTGTCGGGCCTATGCAGTGCAAGGGGATCTTTTGAACTCCAGGAATGAGTACATGAACTGCTTGAaaaaacatacgaatactgagATGGGTTGGGTAATGCTGAAGCACCTTGAATCTGCATGTTCATTGGAGGCCTCTTCTGATGAAATATATAAAAATCTTCGTGAGTGCATTAAAAGGAATGGCAGTGACCTGACGAAATGGATGTCTCTTTACAATCTAGTCTGTGCTCAGTGCTCTATAGTGGATGAAAACTTTGCAAGCGCTGAAGAAGCTCTTGCTCAGGCATGCGCTGAAGGAGATCCGGATAGCTGCATCCTATTCCTCAATGGTAATCTACTTTCTTCTCATGTAGCTCATTTGAATTGTAACTGGTTCTCCAAGAtctcttgttgtttatcatgtGCAGTTGCACTGTGAACTTGGTTATGTTGTCTAGCTTTCTATTTAGTCAACAAACTCTCTGCTAATCTTATACTGTGTTGATAAGTATGCCCTTTACCTGGCGATTTATGCACTGCCCATTGACTGGTACAAACTGTTAGGTTATGCTGATAATGATTAATGAAAAAAATGTGCTTAGTTGTTACATTTCTTGGCAATTAATTCTGGAATCGAGTGGACCCAATCTGTAGGGATGTGAAGTTCATTGTTCTAAATTTGTTCTTATTTTTTCCTGTATGGTCGATGCTAGTCCAGAATATGGCCTGAGTAATTGCTTGTTAGTTCTGTTTTATGTTTTTTATTATGTACTGAATGAAACATCACCATGATAGGTGCAACCTGTATGGAAATTGCCCGGAGGTTTGCGGCTCCTCAGTTTATATACCGTGCAGCTCCCAGCCTCAGAAAGGCCCAGCAGAAATCACATGCATCTTTACCTCTGGTGTCACTTCTACTGGCACAAGCCGAGGGCAGCCTTGGCTCCAAAACAAAGTGGGAGAAGAACCTTCGCCTGGAATGGTTCTCATGGCCCCCAGGTAGGAAACTGAAGCAAAGCTTCAGACAGAACACTCCTGGGTTTCCAGTCATCTGTTTGGTTTCTGGCATGTGATCCCAGTTGCttaaaggtttttttttttgcgcagaACTGCGGCCTGCGGAAGTGTACTTCCAAATGCACCTACTGGCGAGGCAGTCGGCCGCGGCGGCTTCCCAGCAGAACCAGCTGGTGGAGACGATGCAGAGCCCGGAGAGCTGGCTGCTTCGGGCGATTCACCTGAACCCGTCATGCTGCCGGTATTGGAAGGCTCTGCTGCAGCTTATGGACGCGTAACCTTTTGTCTCTGAAAGTGTTTTGGCCCTTGCACAATCGTGCCGCCggcttcttgttgttgttgtaagatGTAATCATGTAGCCCATAGATTGGCTTGGATTGATGACGACCAATGTGCACGTGCATGTTGCTTTGGGATGCTTGGATACTAGTACTGCAGCTTGTAGGATCGGACCGTTGTTTTTGTTCCCCGTGCTGTAACCTACAGTTTGCGGGAGCATTTTTTCGAAATGATACTGCTAGCATTAGTTTGCAGAAATACAGAGCCAACAGAAAGGTATCTCAAAAAGTGAACTCAGCTCAATAGCATTTTGATTTTGTTTGTGGCAGGAAAACTAGAACTAGCTACGACAGTCAGTCTATTTACATCTTTTGACATGCATGCAGACATACGAGCCCGAGATTCTACCATGGAGATATATTTAACTCGTCTGCCTTTTTCTTCAGCTTTAAGCACTTTGTCTAGAAGCAAGAACCTGCTGAAGTTCCAAGCCCAACCACAGCAAAACACTCCGAGTACACGTAGCCCTCATCCATTGTTCCTGTCGGTCCGGCAGTGTAGAGCTGAGCTGAGCTTGAGCAGGTCCCAAGTCCGTCAACAAGTGTAACCAAATCCAAAGGACGTGCCCACGTCACGCCGCAGCAGCTCGACCCTCGCTGCGCTGTTCTCCCAGGCCCAGTAAAATAACCCTATCCAAATCCCCCTTCGGCCCACGCGTCACGCCGCCGCTTGCCGGGGCACCGAGGCGCGCCACGCGTCCTCCGCTCCCGCGCCAGGCTGCGTCGTCTTAACTTCGCCGCCGCTCTCGTCGAGCCCCCGAACGCCTCCGTCGCTCGCCACCGCTTGTCCCGCTTCAAGCATCAGCCGAAGCCGACGCGCGCGCCCCTCGCGACGCAGGGGAAGTATCACCCGCGCGCTCTCTCCGGCCGCCCGCGCGCTCTCCCCGGCcgcctcgctcgctcgctcgcgcgCACGCCACGCCATGTCAGGCGGCGTCGGCCCGACGGCGGGGGGCGGCATCACGCTGCCGTCCATgggcgcgcccccgccgccgctgcacccGACGCCCACCTCCCCGACGGCGCGCCCGCACCACCACTACTACCTCTTCTCCATCAAGCAGCTCAACAcgctgggcgcggccgccgtgcTCGCCTTCTCCACCACGGTCCCGCTCGCGGAGATCGCCTTCGCGGTGCTCCTCCTCCCCtacctcctcgtcctcgcctGGGTCGCCTTCCCGCAGCGCCCCGGCAAGCCCGACCCGGCCGCGCCCGTCTTCCCGGGCCTCGGCGGGCGGCTCCGCCTCGCCGTGCACACCGCGGCGGGGTTCGTCGTCGGCGCCGCGCTCCCGGCGCTCTACATCCTCGACGGGCTCCGGGCCGGGGACAcggccggcgtcgccgccgcggcgccgcacgCGTTCCTCCTCTCCGCGCAGGTCTTCACCGAGGGcatcgcggcggcgtggccgggcACGTTCTCGCTCCCCGTCAGGGCCGCGGTGCCCGTGATGTACAGCGCGCGCAGGATGTTCGCGGCGTCCGAGTGGCTGCGGGAGGAGCTGCAGGAGCGCGACGAGCTCGGGCGTGGCccgcccgcggcgccgcggcgggtgGCGGCCGGCAGGGCGCTCGCGGCCGCCAACCTGGCCTTCTGGGGGTTCAACCTGTTCGCCTTCCTGCTGCCGTTCTACCTGCCCAAGGCGCTCCGGAGGTACTACCTCGGCACCGACCATGAGGATGATGGTGACCATCGCTCGCGCGCCaaggagcagcagcagaagcagctgCAGGAGGGTGAAGAGAAGAAAGATTCGTAGGTCCGGATTAGCTAGCTGGAGATGTTTCCGACTAGTGCATGTCACCTGTGTGTGTGTATGCGCCTTCATCAATCGACACTAGTTATTTTATTTCAATCATGCCCAACAAAAAAGgttccttgttttctttttgcttGATGCTACCAGCAACGCTTGCAGTTGCAGATCAGCTTCTACTACCATCGATAGAGGGCCTGTACCAGTTATGGGCTTGTGACTTCTGAATGGTAGCAATCACTCGAACAAATGCATTCGCTCatgttgctctctctctctctctctctctctctctctctctctctctctctctctctctctctctctcttaaaaATTGCGTTGCTGACAAAACTAATCGCCCTTGTTGAATGCCGAGTACTGAGAAGCTAATCTGGACTGGTTCTGTCACTTGCTGCATTGTTTATGATGCGCTTACATTTACATAGGCATGTAGTAGCGGCTAGTCCCATAGTGCAGTGTGCCGTCCGAATCTGCTGCCTGATGTGGTGGTTCTACCGCAAAGGGCCCTCGGGCTTCTCCGGCGCCTCCACGGCCGAGGAGGTCACCGCCGGCGTCGACGGCCGCGGCCTGGTCGCCGTCATCACCGGTAAGTACTTCCGCTCTGCTCCAGTTACTCTTAAGCTGTTCCATTCAGCTAGCTCGCGCGTCCCCTCCGACCTCAATCTCTGTCGCTGGATCCGTGCCGATCAAAACTCCGAAGTCGAGGTGCTGCCTTGGATGCCGACATTCATAATGGCGACCGACCGGACTGGCCGGAGTTCGAAATTGTTTCGCCCGTTCGCATCGGAGGGAACTCATGACTTGAGCTGATTCTGAACCCGTTGTTCGGCGCAGGTGCGTCCAGCGGCATCGGGCTGGAGACTGCGCGCGTCCTGGCGATGCGCGGCGTGCACGTTGTCATGGCCGTGCGCAACGTCTCCGCCGGCCTCGCGGCCCAGGAGGCCATCGCGGCGAAGATCCCCGGCGCGAGAATGGACGTGCTGGAGCTGGACCTCAGCTCCATGGCTTCAGTGAGGAGATTCGCCTCCGAGTTCGAGTCTCTGAACCTTCCCCTCAACATTCTCATGTACGAACGAACAATTCCTCCTACTTCATACAGTACCACAAGAGATCACAAAGAAGTTGAAATGAAGGCGGCCTGAATTTGGCCGTTGCTTTGGATCTGTTTGGTTGACTTGATGTACATTTCGGCAGCAACAACGCTGGAGTGATGACGAGGTACTGCAAGCTTTCCTGTGACGGCCTGGAATTGCATTTCGCCACTAATCACATTGGTGCGTCTTCTATATTAGCACTACATCCCCAATTGCGTGAATTGTTCTAGTGCTTCTCTAGTTTAACTGCAAAATAGAATAGTGTGGCTTGGATATCTGAATGTTCTGTATGTCTATTTAGGCTTGTTTTATAAGTTATCAGCATACTGATTCTGAGAATGCAGTAGCGTTTGACTTGGATGGCAGGCCATTTTCTTCTAACAAACCTCTTACTCGAGAACATGAAGAACAGCTGCAGGGACAGTGGTGTTGAGGGGAGGATCGTCAATCTGACATCTTCGGGTCATTTCATGACCTATCCTGAAGGGATATGTTTCGATAAAATTCATGATCCTTCAGGGCAATCCATGCAGAGGTCAATTGGAATTCTCTTGGAAAATTGGGGCATGTTGCTGCCTGTAGAAATAATGCCAACAAGTTTGTTTTATCTTAACCTTACGCAGTTTGAACGACTTTATTGCTTATGGTCAATCAAAGCTTGCCAACATTCTTCATTGTAATGAACTGTCCCGAATCCTCAAGGTATCTTAGCTCTTTGCCACGGAGTAAGGTCACTAAAAGCGAATGTATGAACTGGCCAGTAACCGAATAAGCTATATATTCATTATAAACAGGAGGAAGGAATGAATACTTCTGCTAATGCAGTTCATCCTGGTGTCATCACGACGAACCTTTTTAGGGACAGGACTATTGTCTCTGGTATTTTCTCAAATCTTACCTTTGATTTTACATGTTATTTAAAAAGGAAAGGGCTTCTGATCCATCCAATTATGTCAAATAGTTTCTGGCTTCTACCTTGAAAAAATTTATATGGAGCCCTATTTTTGCTGGCATTTATAAGTGTTCCCTCTGCTTTTGCAGTTCTATTGAACTCCATTGGAAAAATCATCTGCAGAAGTGTAGAACAGGTATACTCACCTCTTGTGGAACATTTACATGGAGTTTATATTAACATCTCAGTGGTGGAATATGCATTGAACCTAACCAACTTCGTCTTATATTTGTTAAAGGGTGCTGCAACGACATGCTATGTGGCAATGCATCCTCAAATCAAGGGCTTAAGTGGGAAATACTTTGCCAACTGCAATATAGGCAGCCCAAGCTCGCAAGCTTCTGATCCTGAGTTGGCCAAGAAGCTATGGCAGTTCAGCTTGCAGACAGTGTCTTCCTGATCAAGTGCATATCTGAACAAGTGATGCACAGATTGTTGTACTTAATGTTTACAGGGCTCTTCTGGGTATATGTTGTCGGTGTATGTACTGCTATCAATTAAATTGTCTCCATCTGgatcaaaattttaaatttaaacacCACACTATGATAAAGTTATTACATTTTTTTACATAAGTCTCAAGACATTTTGAAGGTCTTTGTGAAAAGTTAGCATTTTGCAATGTTCATGTACAATCACACAACGACAAACTCAATAGGTAACAATAGCTTTTTTTAGATCAACAGGTAACAGTAACTGAAACAACATTTAGGGAGACGCTGATCACAAAAGAAGACATTTGTCTTCCCACGTCTTGGAGGATTTATCTGtaatttctcttctttttttcagCCATGTATTCACCATTGTTTTGGACTGAACTAAAATTTGTCTCTTTCATTATTTCATCATGCATGTAATGTTATTCGATCGACCACTTCAGTGTTTTGGTCCTTTGttgttattttttcttttactaTCTCCTATCTGATGTATTTTCGATTTTTTTATGTTTCAAGGTCTTTTGTGGTGTTTTTATTATTTAGTTAATTTTTTAATATCAATTTTTATTGATATAAAGCAACTAGATTTTTCACATGCTAGTGCTTAAGGGTTCCATGGTATATCATGGATTGTTCTTGTCGTGAAAATTCATTGGTCCAATAACATGATTTAACTGTTCCTCCAACATTTAAAAATTATtcctattgtgtagtttaatgaTTTTCTTCTTACATGATTTCAATTTATACAATTtacattttataaaattttcgTGTGCTATTATTTTTTACTTgcttatttaattctaatagaTTAATTTAATTATTTCTATTATATATTTCAACTGTTGTTCTTATACAATTTTAACGAAAAATAGTTAAATCCGTTTCAACGGTTTTTACCTAAATTTTCGGTTAGATCCGTTTGGTTTGGTCATCTTTTATTGttgacaggtgggccttagTCCATCATGTATACGAGTTAAACTAAACCTTTCCTCCACGAGTCGACCACGtagatccctacaaattaacgTGCCAATACGTATCCAATACTTATACTAACTTTATCCGTAGCAACGCATGAGACAATTGTCTAGTTCTTTTACAATTGCCTAACTTTATCCGTGTTCTTTTATAACTTTATGTATTTTAGTTCTTTGTGTTACATAATTTCAGTTTGTACTTGTTGGCTTGTTGCCGTGAAAATCGGACGGTGGTCTTCACGGAACGAGACATGCTAAGGCCTAAGAGATCTGCTTAGGTCCAGTGCAGCTCATGATCTCAAGATTCACGGCGTGCTAGTAAATCTAATCTGTAATTGATAAGGAAAATTATATTAATAATTAAAACGAACACATCGGCTGAGATTCCGAAGAGTTCTAAAGTGATGTCGACCATTAGGTTCTATGCAAAGCTAATCATctattaaatttccaaatctTGAGGGTAGTTAATTTTGAGGCATATTTTAAAGTCTCTAAAAGTAGCCGATTGAAATCTTTGAACAGCCGATTGAAATCTTGAACCATATTGAAACAAGTTCCCTTTTGTAAAGAGATCAATCCAACTGATAAAATCttgctattactaattggaggctcattTAGAGTCTCCACATGGAGCCACCTAGAATTCTAGGTGGACATTCTAAAAAAcagagaaatcctataaatcCTCACAAAAGTAAGAAACATCAAGCCATCAATCCAGCGACTCTAATCTTTCTATAAAaaattgaaacaattgaaactcTTTCTCACCAAAATTAGGCCAACTGTACCCCTCACGaaggccccacttgtcaggccaaaaggtttgacgaaagggAGGGGGATTGGTTTTGTCTACCAGAAACCACCAAAAGCTAAATTTTTTTACTAAAGCCTTTTACATACCCACCTCTTGTACTCACATATTACTTTCCTTTAGCACACACTTTGCTTTGCTTTGCATATGCATTCACCCATAATTCGTGTCATTATttgttttggaaggataataattggcATCATTATTTTATGGAAGAAAtacgtgtattatttttggaaaaaaatggcATCTTGCTTGATCACTATACTTTCCTTTGCACATGCATTTACCCGTAATTCGCGTCAgtaaggataataattgacatcattattttatggaaggaaaagaaagatgtgtattatttttagaaaCAAAATAAATGACATCGTTGCTTGATGGAAGGAAAATTAAATACGTGCATGTGGCATGTACATCTCCGCTAGTTATAATAATCATCGGATTTGTTatatttcctaataaattatccatctatgccattataaaaatagactaaaggaactccctaaacatgtatctaaattactcatCCTTGCcactataaaaaaaatctaaagtaacccctatcTTTGTGTAGATTActcacctatgccattataaaaatagtacaaatagccccctaaatttgtatataaattatccaattatattattattattacaagttaaattacacCTAAATCTGAacctaaattatataattataataaaatattaaagtgcaccaatataaaattataaattactatttctattattattaatatattttatattactatttatataaaaataccatccatgatatatgtcaccatatatttatgtatgatggaagagataagaataccaattcacaaacaaaagttcaacaaaaatatatatcgaatacatatggaggtgtgatgcaaaataaaatctattataactaaataatgataaatatatattttagagtatgtagAAGAGTGTAGAAGGTAGACATATGGCAACACCATATGAGCCATAGAGTCATATATATAGGTGGACTCTCCTCCCTCAACCCATGCTTAAGTAGAACCCATTTGGAGATGGCATAGGTAGACACTATGGAGAGTTGAGTGACATACCATTGGATGGCATGAGTAGAGTGTTGTAGGGTAGTCACATAAAAAATGGAAGAGTTGTTGTGTTGTACTAAGTTAGGGTGAATAAAGAGTTGAGTCCCCATATAGACTTGGTCTTCCGTACTGGTGTCTAGGTGAAGGTCTCTTTGGTGTAGTGTGGGTATAAGGTCCGCAGAAGAAGTGGTATCACCCTATTTTGGTACCACTTCTCGAAAGTCAATGTCAAGGTTAGGTGCACCGATTTTTCAACAAAGCCAATATGGTTTATGCGCTTGCTGCAGCTGCAACAACTGCTCTTTTATGTTATTGTTTCAATGGTAGCTATGAAATTTGTTATGATGTTTAGAAAGAATAGGATAACTCGTAGAAGGTGCCCAGGTGACATGACAATGAGCCTTGTTAGTGCTATCATCTTGAAAAGATTGTGAGGCTTATAGCAGTCGATGACAATTGCAAGTTGATTTATCATGAAATTTGACAATGAGAACTTCAACGCGTGGGATCCGAGTGCCTATGCTCTAAGAACCGCTACAACTACAGCTACCTTGTAGTTGGCATGAAACACAGTAGCCTCGAACTGCTGGACTCTACCCCTAGGCTTCATCTGTCGAACGTAGATCTTGCTCTGTGGGTCTCCCTTGGTATGCTCTATGACATG
This window contains:
- the LOC120687183 gene encoding tetratricopeptide repeat protein SKI3-like isoform X2; its protein translation is MPETAAEANLRRQLEQTLAADPSIPLHHYNLGVFLWGRAEAEQEADGDEARRLRAAAAEHFVAAAKLNPNDGIPFRFLGHHYARGGDTQRAVKCYQRAVALNADDAEAGEALCDLLDVEGKESLELAVCKEAADKSPRAFWAFRRLGYLQVHQRKWSDAIQNLQHAIRGYPTSADLWEALGLAYHRLGMFTAAVKSYGRAIELDSSRVFALIESGNIQLMLGYFRKGVEQFRSALEMAPHNHSAYFGLASALLAWSRICATTGAFGWAATLLKEASEAAKICASLTGTLSCVWKLHGDVQLALARCFPWVDGKIKRGVDAQMFKDSVQEWRNAILSAANGAKLSYQRALHLTPWEANVHNDTSICLDLIYSMDDNNRHNPNVWELSEKMSLGALILEPVNKDFWVTLGSMSSDLALKQHSFIRALHLDMSFSEAWAYLGKIYRQSGDKQLAKEAFDRARSIDPSLALPWAGMSAENYHQSGTVNESFESCLRAAQILPLPEFQIGLGTIAAHTGNLLSPQVLMAVRQAVHRAPHYPESHNINGLVSEVRSDFQSAIRFYQQARSALGMMNNSKSDNKDAFADVSVNLARSLYKAGLATDAVRECEELRSLGLLSMDGLQIYALALWKTGRSEEALSVSRNLAENLSGMKPESAAVALGFICTLTYAISGKDSAAAVIHKLPGQLNYSSQLKFIISALDALHPNKRFQLPQLSMPPRLTSNEVMTEVHSNIALGKAIEGEMDKPLRVDASLSYLKKVLHMYPDCSLVRNQLGSLLLWSGDWMASHKAIRVISVTHGHTSSMGLRSAHQIQASAMACCYATCTSYPKFSFPTCEHQYLSGRDEIHHLQRWVHREPWNQDARYLLVLAIFQKAREEKYPRHICIILKRLIMQVLSNISNLHENKVVQYEVFLLLLLSSEICLQYLDYENCIAQAKEALRMTASSCVDTFFAHLQLCRAYAVQGDLLNSRNEYMNCLKKHTNTEMGWVMLKHLESACSLEASSDEIYKNLRECIKRNGSDLTKWMSLYNLVCAQCSIVDENFASAEEALAQACAEGDPDSCILFLNGATCMEIARRFAAPQFIYRAAPSLRKAQQKSHASLPLVSLLLAQAEGSLGSKTKWEKNLRLEWFSWPPELRPAEVYFQMHLLARQSAAAASQQNQLVETMQSPESWLLRAIHLNPSCCRYWKALLQLMDA
- the LOC120687183 gene encoding tetratricopeptide repeat protein SKI3-like isoform X1 yields the protein MPETAAEANLRRQLEQTLAADPSIPLHHYNLGVFLWGRAEAEQEADGDEARRLRAAAAEHFVAAAKLNPNDGIPFRFLGHHYARGGDTQRAVKCYQRAVALNADDAEAGEALCDLLDVEGKESLELAVCKEAADKSPRAFWAFRRLGYLQVHQRKWSDAIQNLQHAIRGYPTSADLWEALGLAYHRLGMFTAAVKSYGRAIELDSSRVFALIESGNIQLMLGYFRKGVEQFRSALEMAPHNHSAYFGLASALLAWSRICATTGAFGWAATLLKEASEAAKICASLTGTLSCVWKLHGDVQLALARCFPWVDGKIKRGVDAQMFKDSVQEWRNAILSAANGAKLSYQRALHLTPWEANVHNDTSICLDLIYSMDDNNRHNPNVWELSEKMSLGALILEPVNKDFWVTLGSMSSDLALKQHSFIRALHLDMSFSEAWAYLGKIYRQSGDKQLAKEAFDRARSIDPSLALPWAGMSAENYHQSGGSTVNESFESCLRAAQILPLPEFQIGLGTIAAHTGNLLSPQVLMAVRQAVHRAPHYPESHNINGLVSEVRSDFQSAIRFYQQARSALGMMNNSKSDNKDAFADVSVNLARSLYKAGLATDAVRECEELRSLGLLSMDGLQIYALALWKTGRSEEALSVSRNLAENLSGMKPESAAVALGFICTLTYAISGKDSAAAVIHKLPGQLNYSSQLKFIISALDALHPNKRFQLPQLSMPPRLTSNEVMTEVHSNIALGKAIEGEMDKPLRVDASLSYLKKVLHMYPDCSLVRNQLGSLLLWSGDWMASHKAIRVISVTHGHTSSMGLRSAHQIQASAMACCYATCTSYPKFSFPTCEHQYLSGRDEIHHLQRWVHREPWNQDARYLLVLAIFQKAREEKYPRHICIILKRLIMQVLSNISNLHENKVVQYEVFLLLLLSSEICLQYLDYENCIAQAKEALRMTASSCVDTFFAHLQLCRAYAVQGDLLNSRNEYMNCLKKHTNTEMGWVMLKHLESACSLEASSDEIYKNLRECIKRNGSDLTKWMSLYNLVCAQCSIVDENFASAEEALAQACAEGDPDSCILFLNGATCMEIARRFAAPQFIYRAAPSLRKAQQKSHASLPLVSLLLAQAEGSLGSKTKWEKNLRLEWFSWPPELRPAEVYFQMHLLARQSAAAASQQNQLVETMQSPESWLLRAIHLNPSCCRYWKALLQLMDA